Genomic DNA from Alicyclobacillus fastidiosus:
GTAGCGTGGCATCTTGGCCCGCTCCATGCGTCCTTCGTCCTGAAGCCTGGCGAGCAGGACCTCGCGCACGAGCGGTCTTTGATACGTCACGTCGCGCGCGTTTCGAAATGGTGCAAAGACGGGCGAAAGCCATAGGTATTCGCAGGTGACCACGCGGTATTCCCGCTCCTCCTCTACCCGCTTACCGCCGATCCGGATCTCCCGAACCGTCGGCGCACCTTCCCCGACCGTCACGTCGATGGTCGCGCCGGACACCACGAGATAGCCGATTTGACCGCCGCGAAATCCAAACCCGATGCCATGTCTCGCATACGTCCCCGCTTGGATCCCCTGGTTGAACACAGCGATGAGTTCGCGGCCGGTGAGTGTCACCAGGATCGGGCGGGTCGGCGTTGGACAAGCGCCTAACAAATGAACGAGTTCCACGTCTCCTGGCATCAAGCTGGCATTCAGCGCACCTGTCATCATCACGCAGAGATCGCCTGGAATCTCATCGTACACGACATCGGCAAGTAAGTTGGCAAACGCGGACTCCCGTTCATAGACCACGGGCAATGGTTCCGCGATGGTCGCCACGCACCGATGCAGCGTTTCGGATACGACTTCGCAGTGATCCAGATACGCTTGCTCCATCCGTTCGTCGTACGGCGTTTCGAGCAAGACCTTGACCGGCACCGCTGACACGCCAATCACACGGTTGTTTACGTCCAGTGTGATGGTGGTATGCCCAAACATGCGGGCGTGTTTGCCAGGTTGAAAAATGGCGGTGTGATTCACCCAGTCTGGCTCCGTCATAAATTCGTGCGTGTGGCCGCCGAGGATGACATCTACATGTGCCACTTCGTGCGCCAACTGATGATCTGTCCTCCTGCCGAGGTGCGACAGACAGACGATGACGTCACAGCCGGCACCACGCAGGTCTTGAACAGCTGCCTTCGCGCGCTCAAACGGATCCTCTGCCACGACGCCGAGCATATCGTAGGGCAACGTATAATTGGGCGTCAGCCCGAACACGCCGATGCGTATCCCTTCGCGCTCGTAGACGTGATAATCAGAAAAATAGTCAGATGCACCGTTCGGGCGTCGGAAATTCGTTCCATACACGACGGTATTGGCGTGCCGAGTCAAAGCGGGCCAAGATTCCACGGGAATCGTGAGACCCTCGTTGTTGCCAAACACCCAGCCATCGACGCCGAGCGCTGCCATCATGTCGACATTGATCACACCCATGGTCGCCTCTGTCTCAGGCCGAACCCTATCCAATACATCCCCGAGGTCGAACGTCAGCACAATATCGCCCTGATGCACCAAAGACGTGCGCAAAGTGCGCAATTGGTGACCCAATCGCATATAGCTCTCCAATTGACTATGTACGTCGTTCACATGCAGTAAGTGGATTTGCACGGCCTCACCTCACAACGCGTATCTGGCCTATGACAATCGATACAACGGAACGAGCGCCTCCAGAACGGCTTCCGCATCGCCGAGGAACTCACTGGCGGACATCCGGACGACCGTTTCCCGCTCGTATCGCTTTCCGACGAGAAGCTCCGCCTTCTTAACCGTCTGCAGTCTGTCCGCAAACCGAACGATATCCTCTTCCTGTACCTCACTCGCAGGGATCGATGCCGGATTGGTGTGATCTGGTATCCACATAAAGTCCGACGGAATCCGCTCATGTATTTGATGCGCGTTCTTGCCCAACCATTCGCCAAACGCAACCTTCTGTGAGGCCTCGTAAATATATCCGAAAGTGACAAACAAATGCGTCTGCCACAAACCGATTTGAAAATGCGGGTGTTGCTTATACCCACGTGCGTTCGTACTGAACGCCACCCATGTGTCGTTGGGTGGATTGACTGTGCGGCGGGCGTGTTTTGCCACGTGCGCGTAGACTTCCTCCCCAAGACGCGGTGCCAGAAACGATGTAAAGTGCTCACCCAGAGCTTCCAGTTTGGGTCGCACGTGCGCTTTTATCGCATCCATCCGAGCATCGAGACCCGGTACGGAAAATACGTCAAAGTCCACTTCCTGAAACCCCGAAAACATGCTATCGCCCCCAAACAACGTTCATCTATACACTAGACAAGACTAGACTCATCCGCAAGCATCATCGGCCGCCGCGTCTAACTCCCGGCCTGTGCGCGGGCGCGTTTTCTCTGGATCCGCTGCAACCGATGTCGCAGCGCGCGCTCGATCGGCGACTGCAAGCCCTCATCTGTCCAAGCAGGTCGAGCCTCTACCCGGTGAGGAATCGCGAGGTGGTTTGCGGGCGAAGGTTTGGTGAGTCGCCGCAGCGCTTCCTCGACGACCTCTTCGGCTCGCGCGAGATCTCGCCGTCGGTGTTCGAAACACTTGGCAAGTTCGACGAGCGGTTCCACTCGCTCCGGGTAGTCACAAGCCATCTGCGTCCAAAGGCGACAAGCTTCGTCCTCGTCGTGCTGCCGTTTGAGGAACAGACTGTACAGCCAATGCGCGCGCCAACTTGCGTCGTGCGCCTGCGCCGCTCGTTCATACGAGAGAGCGGCCGCCTGTACCTCGTGCCATGCGTCATACCACGAAGCGAGCGCCAAGTGTGTAGGTGACGGCAGATTGGATTCCTCGCCATTCAAAAGCCGAGCGATTTCCACCTGCAATGCGACCAACGAGCAGACGTCCATTAAATTGTGCGCCATCACCGGTTCGACAACCTGGACATCGCGTGAGTCAAGAAACTGAAAATACCGTTCTGGCGCCTCGCTCCCTGGCAGGTCGTCGACGCGATGGACGCCGAGGACCTCCCGCTCGAGTTCGACGAGCTTCACGCTCGCCAACTGCGATTTCCACAGTCGGCGGCTGGGGTGAAGCAAGTCGAGTTGTCCCCGCTCCAGGCGGTCCAAGTGGTGCAAGACGCGCCGATTCTGATACAAGGGCCAATCAAATGACTTGCCGTTGAACGTCACCACGGTTACCCCTTCAGGCAGATGGTGTTCCGCGATGGTGTGAAGGACGGCTGCTTCGGCGCCGTGATCGTCCACGAAGTACTGCATGAAGCACAACTCGTCGTGTTCGAAATAGCCAAGCGTGTGTAAAAACGGAAAGGTGCCTGCACCGGTGCCAAGCCCGTTGGTCTCCACATCGTAGTAACGCATTTGCGTTGGGTCGACGGGGCCACCTATGAGGTGCGCGAGCCCGGAGTAGTCCGCCTCGAGCGCATCCGCGAACAGGTGATGTCCGTGACGCGTAAAAACGTCAAACGTGGTCTTGCGGCGCCAACAGTGTCCGTACGGCGTCTCCAAGCGGTCAAATCCAGCCCGCTCGAAAGCCTCATCGCCGCTGACGGGCTCTGGCGCTGCCTCGACCACTTCGGCTTGTCCCGTACCAGGCACAGCGACAGGTTCTTGCGACTGCTTGACCGACTTTTCGAGCGCGCGCAATTTATCTAGCAAACTGCGGGCCACACACCTCACGCTCCTTCATGTGGCGAGAGGGTGGCGATGGACGATGCGAGCAACATCTGAGCGCGTTCTTTCAATCGTTCTTCCGAGTGTCCTGGACCGACACAAGCCGGGCACCCACTCTCGCACGCACATTGTCGAATCATGTCGAATGCGGAGGAGAGGATCAGATCTCTATCACGAAAAATCCGCTCGGACAATCCAATCCCTCCAGGATACGCATCGTAGACGTACAGCGTCGGCCGCTGGCCAAGCGGGTCGCGCACCTGAACGGTGACGTGTAAATCGGACGTCGCGCACATGCAGTGCAACGCACAGGCGTGCTTGAGCAGGTGTCCCATGCCTTTCAAGGCGCTTTCCCATTCTTCTTGATTGAACTCAAAGCCCTCTGGGGTCCAGGATAGCCAATAGCCGACCGTGTGCAATTCCGCTTCGGGCAGGTAAATCCGGCCCCAGCCCAAGTTTTCGTGCGTATCGAACTTGATCTTCTTAAACAGCGTCGGCGTGGCATTCACCGCCACCTCGCCAAAGGTGTGTACCACCTCGGGCCGGTCGTCGACGCACTCCAGCTCGTCGAGCACTTGAAGTCTCACTGCGAGCTCCGCGTCGGTGTAATAATCCGCCTCGACGGCTCGGACGAACGCCTTGCCATTGGCGAGATCGAGCTTTTCAACCTGGTACGATCTCGCCTGATGCAAATAGATGGCCTCTTCGTGCAAGGTCGTCAGGGCACTGAACCTGTCCGTCTCCCCGATGACGCGCGGCCTTGGATCCGTCTCGTCAATGATCACCACATTCTCCTGTGCTGCACTTCGCAAGGACACACCGGCACTCGGCAGCGCATCGGCCATCCAGTGGTATTTCCCGTCCCGTCCGGCGTGCAGGATTCGAGCGTCCCCAAGGTATTTCAACAATTCGGAAGTCGTTTCGACAGAAAACGACTCATCGGCGCCAAACGGCAACTCGTACGCCGCACACTTTAAGTGATCCATCAAGATTAACAAGTTGTCTGGATAGATTCTCGCCGACTCGGGGGACATCTCGAGCAGCGCCTCGGGGTGGTGGACGAGGTATTGGTCGAGTGCGGATGCATTCGCGATAAACATCGCCAACGACACACCTCGCCGCCTCCCGGCGCGCCCACTCTGCTGTAAAACGGAAGCGACGGAACCTGGATAGCCAACTGTCAACGATGCGTCGAGCGCGCCGATATCAACTCCGAGCTCGAGTGCATTCGTGCTGACGACACCGCGCAGTTCACCACTGCGCAGCCCGCGCTCAATCGCTCGCCGCTCACTCGGCAGATACCCGCCGCGATACCCGACAATGCCTCCACGCAGCCGCTCTCTGGCGTCAGCCTTCAGGTACGACGACAGGACCTCGACCTGCGTCCTCGTCTTCACAAACGCGATGGTTGCGATGTCCTCACGAAGCAGTCGGCCAGCCATTCTCCGCGCGACTTGCAGGCTGGATTGCCGGAGTCCCAATTGTTGGTGGACGACGGGCGGATTGTACAGCACCGTATGCCGCTCGCCTTGCGGTGCACCCGACTTGTCCACTACGTGGACCTCACGGCCCGTCAACAAATGTGCGAGCTCGCCAGGGTTTTGAATCGTCGCCGAGCTCATGATGTATTGCGGCTTGGCACCATAAAACGCACAGATCCGCTCCAACCGCCGCAGGACGTTGGCAAAGTGGCTGCCGAACACGCCTCGATAAATGTGCGTCTCGTCGATGACGATGTACTTGAGGTTCTCAAATAACCGCAGCCATTTGGTGTGATGCGGGAGGATGGCCGCGTGCAGCATATCGGGATTCGTCACCACAATGTGGCCCGCTTCGCGGATCTTTTGCCGCGCATGGACGGGTGTATCCCCGTCATATGTAAACGAGTGAATTTGTGTCTCGACATGTTCGATGAGTTCGCTCAATTCCGCCACTTGGTCCTGCGCGAGGGCCTTCGTGGGGAAGATGTAAAGTGCACGGACCGATGGGTCCTCACAGATGGCATTGAGGACAGGTAGGTTGTAGCACAGCGTCTTGCCGCTGGCTGTCGGCGTCACGACCATCGTGTCGCGGCCCGCCTGAATGGCCTTCCACGCCTCTTCTTGATGGCTGAAGAGCTGCTTGATGCCCCGATCCCTGAGCGCCTTCAACACGTGTTCGTGTGCCGTCGGCGGGATCGGCCGAAACTGCCCCAGTGTCGCCTGCGTCACTTTCCAAGCTGCGACTTGCGACATGAATGACGCGTCGCGTTGCCACTCGGCGAGCAATTGCTCCAGATTCATTCTGCCCCCACCTCTCTACTACGGTAGAAACGCCTGTCCAACCGCTCATCCGACATGTTTCGACGCAAAACAACGAACTCCTGTTCGGATTTTTTGGGAATTTAAGTGACTACAGGCTGTCCTAACCGGGCTTTCTACGAAATTTCAGTCCAACAGGTCACGATTTCAAAAATGGATCATAGCATGATAATGAGCAGCCCATAGAGGCACTGTATGAATCTTGTACAGCATGGAAATAAAGTATAGTACAGACTGTAGGGAGGAATCACCTTGCAAACGGTAGAGAAATGGGCCTCGCGCTCCGACGCGTGGACACCTGATGATGATACTCGTTTGGCGGACTTGGTACTCAAGCACATCCGCAACGGAAGCACACAACTGAAGGCGTTTGAAGAGGCGGCCGGTTTGCTAGGTCGGACGCCGGCAGCATGCGGATACCGTTGGAACGGCGTGGTTCGAAAAGATTATCGCGTCGAGATCGAGGCGGCAAAGCAGAGCCGAAAGAACGGCGTATCCGAGCCGAAACATACGGTTGACGCGCCTGCTTCCACCCCAGCTGTCGAAGCACTTTCACACACCACAAGCGAATCGATGAAGGACGTCATCGACTTCCTCCAAACATATGACGAGCAATACCATAAACTCCGGGCGTACCTAACCCAGATAGAGCAGGAAAAGCACGAGTTGGCCGAACGCGTTGAGTCATTGCAACAGCAGTTGCAGACGCAATCGGTCGTCATCGAGAAGGACGTGACACCCGAACAGTTGGAGGAGGACTCCCGTACGCTATTCGCCATTATGGAGCGCGCCCGCAAACTGTTGGGGGACACAGGCCGACCCAATCCGGAGACTTAATGGCATTATGAATACAACAATGTCCGCCACCCTAGCCCGGTGGCGGGATGAAATACCCCCTGACGCCGCTTCGCCTGCTGGACAAGCCACTGTGAAGTTGTCGTGGCTGCCTGTACCCACTCTGGTCGATAGGCGCTCTTGCGCTCGTTGAACTCTCTTTCGTCAACCAACTTTACTTGTCCGTCAGTTACAATGACGTCGAGGTCGAGATCGATATAGACGATGTCCTTTGCAACAAGGGCGGGTGTCATCACGTTACAATAGTAGTCCGTCCCAGTTTCCTTCAATAACATGAAGACCTGAAAGTAGACGTTGGGCCAAAAGAAGGCGACGACTGGGTAGTCGCTCGACCATGTGGCGCCGTTCGCCTCGACGACGGGACTGCCAGCTGGTATTCGGTATGCGCCTCTCATCATCGTCGGCAACACGCCCGTCCACTGCCGATGGGGGCTCCCATCCGCGCGAATACTCACAATATTCACGAGTCCGCACCCCCGCCAGCGTCTTTGTCCACTTCTGTGAAGTTCGGCAGCAAGTCCACAAACATGTGCGTGCGAAGCAACCCTTTGGCGCCAATCAGAATAATCGGCCCGATGAACAACCCCAAAATGCCCAGCACCTTCAATCCTACGTACAGCGCAAACAGCGTCGTCAACGTATCGAGCCCAACCGTGTCCGCCAAAATTTTCGGCTCGACCATGTGTCGAATCAGTGAAATGACCACCTGCAGACCGAGGACTTTCACCGCGAGCGACACGTCCCCGATCACAAGTGCGCCAATCGCCCAAGGGACGGTCAAAATCGCCGACCCCAGAATCGGAATGAGCCCTGACAGCCCAAACAGGATGCCGAGCAGCACCGCATAATGCACGTGCAACACCAGCATCCCAATGACGCCAAGCACGGCGGACATGCACATCAAGATAAACTGGACGCGAATCGTCCCGAGAAACGCCTTCGACATGTCGTCGAGAATGCTGTTGATCTTCTTGTCCCATCCAGGCGGCACGATGCGCAAAAACGAGTTCATCATCCGTTCGTGGCGCAGCATGATGAAAAATGCTGTCACGACCGCGATGACGCCCACGAACAGCATCTCCGGAATCTGCGTAAACGAGCCGAGGAGCGAAGTGACAAACCTTCGCATGGAACTCTCAATGCTCTGACCGAATTGGACGAGCGCGTTCTGGATCTGCGTGCCCACTTGTGGTGGCATCTGTCCATAAAAGACCTTGCCTGCCGTGAGTTTTTTGTGGATAAAATGGTCCGCATAGGTAAAGAACGATTGACTGTTCGCGATAAACGATCCCGCCTCGCGCGTCACCCCAATCGTCACGCCGAGCATGACCGCGATGGCGGCGGCCACCGCACAACTCAAGGTCACAACCACAGCTGCCAGCCTCGATAGGCCAATCCGCTCCAACCACTTCGTCAGGGGGATAAAGAGGATTGCAAATACCCACCCGATGACGAATGGCAGAATATACTTCATGAGATACCCAAGCAACAGTGCGAACACAATGATAAACACCAGCATGAAACACACTTCTAAAACACGCCATAGGTACCGCCGCATTTCCACGTCACGACGCGATGATCGCACCAACGAATCCCCTTCCGCCTACTGTGATTGGGGTCGAACCAAACGGCGCTTCGTCACAAATCCGGTCCCTGTCATGACGAACGCCAATACGAAAAATAGCGTCGCCAACCAACCCCGCCCCTGTGCCATCATCACAGAACCGAGTGCAAAACATACCATTGTAAACAGGGAAACAAAGAAAAACATTATCTTAAACGAAGTGGTCACCTACTGCCCCTCCTTCAGCTTCCGTCAACGAATACTTTGCGTCCGCGCCTGACCCAAATAGGCGGGACGCTCTAGTTTCATCATACCACATGCGACTAGACGAATGCCGTGGAAGGCGGGCTCTTCGGTGAATTGTCAAAGCTTTCGTACAGACCATAGGATATAAGCTCGTGAACTGACCGTAGTCGAGCACCATCATGGAGGTGGTACGGGCGTAGGGTTGTCGAGGTGTCCGCGCCTGCAGGGTGGAAGATGCGAGTTTGGCGGCGCAGACGCACGAACCGCGTGTCTGCGCCGCTGAGGGAGAACGTCTGCTACTGGACGAGCAGCAGCCATATATTTCACCTGGGTGCTAGGCCGGGGCTGAACACTTGATCTCTTGCACCGGCCCCCGCTAGGCTGAGACGTGCGACATCGAGACGAGATCGAATTGAGCCCAGAAGTCTAATGGATTTTCAGAAACGATCACTTGGTGTGCACCACATCGACGGTAAATCGGTATCTTAGAGTGATCGCACGAGAGCACCACCACTTCCTCTACTTTCGCATCGCGAAGCGTCTGGGCCAGTAAGGCAGTACGAACGAAGTCGTGGTTTCCCTCGCGAATCACGGCCATGTCGAAACGCTCCTGTTGTACAGCGCCCTTGACGGAGAGCCTGTGGGCAGGGACGTGAATACAGCGATGTTTGTACCAGGATTGTACCTGGGCGTGCGTATCCTCGAAACAATCGAGAATTCGAACGTCGACTCCGTTGCGGATGGCATTGTCGACATGCGAGCGGTCCTCAGCTGCAAACGCAGCCACGAGTAACTTAGGTGCCATTCTGAAACCAACCTTTCACCAAGTCGGTTGATAGCGCTTACATTGTTATTTTACACTATATCGCCACGGATTTGTAGTCACTCTGTCACGTGTCTGTTATTTTCTTTGTGCAGCCTGCTCGAGCAGTTGTTCACCGTACGCGTAGATGATCTCTCGCGCCCGCTCTGCCTGCTCCATTTGAACGGCATCGTACACGCCCCGACAGGTCCGCAGGCCAAGTTCGCGCTTGGGGCTGAGGAGTCGCAGGCTACTGCGCAAGGCCTCTTGAAGAACGCGAAACGTGTTTTCCAACAGCTGATTTTCCGCACATTCTGCCAGCACGGCGTAAAAATGAAGTT
This window encodes:
- a CDS encoding RsfA family transcriptional regulator produces the protein MQTVEKWASRSDAWTPDDDTRLADLVLKHIRNGSTQLKAFEEAAGLLGRTPAACGYRWNGVVRKDYRVEIEAAKQSRKNGVSEPKHTVDAPASTPAVEALSHTTSESMKDVIDFLQTYDEQYHKLRAYLTQIEQEKHELAERVESLQQQLQTQSVVIEKDVTPEQLEEDSRTLFAIMERARKLLGDTGRPNPET
- the ytvI gene encoding sporulation integral membrane protein YtvI — its product is MLVFIIVFALLLGYLMKYILPFVIGWVFAILFIPLTKWLERIGLSRLAAVVVTLSCAVAAAIAVMLGVTIGVTREAGSFIANSQSFFTYADHFIHKKLTAGKVFYGQMPPQVGTQIQNALVQFGQSIESSMRRFVTSLLGSFTQIPEMLFVGVIAVVTAFFIMLRHERMMNSFLRIVPPGWDKKINSILDDMSKAFLGTIRVQFILMCMSAVLGVIGMLVLHVHYAVLLGILFGLSGLIPILGSAILTVPWAIGALVIGDVSLAVKVLGLQVVISLIRHMVEPKILADTVGLDTLTTLFALYVGLKVLGILGLFIGPIILIGAKGLLRTHMFVDLLPNFTEVDKDAGGGADS
- a CDS encoding ribonuclease H-like domain-containing protein translates to MARSLLDKLRALEKSVKQSQEPVAVPGTGQAEVVEAAPEPVSGDEAFERAGFDRLETPYGHCWRRKTTFDVFTRHGHHLFADALEADYSGLAHLIGGPVDPTQMRYYDVETNGLGTGAGTFPFLHTLGYFEHDELCFMQYFVDDHGAEAAVLHTIAEHHLPEGVTVVTFNGKSFDWPLYQNRRVLHHLDRLERGQLDLLHPSRRLWKSQLASVKLVELEREVLGVHRVDDLPGSEAPERYFQFLDSRDVQVVEPVMAHNLMDVCSLVALQVEIARLLNGEESNLPSPTHLALASWYDAWHEVQAAALSYERAAQAHDASWRAHWLYSLFLKRQHDEDEACRLWTQMACDYPERVEPLVELAKCFEHRRRDLARAEEVVEEALRRLTKPSPANHLAIPHRVEARPAWTDEGLQSPIERALRHRLQRIQRKRARAQAGS
- a CDS encoding DEAD/DEAH box helicase, translated to MNLEQLLAEWQRDASFMSQVAAWKVTQATLGQFRPIPPTAHEHVLKALRDRGIKQLFSHQEEAWKAIQAGRDTMVVTPTASGKTLCYNLPVLNAICEDPSVRALYIFPTKALAQDQVAELSELIEHVETQIHSFTYDGDTPVHARQKIREAGHIVVTNPDMLHAAILPHHTKWLRLFENLKYIVIDETHIYRGVFGSHFANVLRRLERICAFYGAKPQYIMSSATIQNPGELAHLLTGREVHVVDKSGAPQGERHTVLYNPPVVHQQLGLRQSSLQVARRMAGRLLREDIATIAFVKTRTQVEVLSSYLKADARERLRGGIVGYRGGYLPSERRAIERGLRSGELRGVVSTNALELGVDIGALDASLTVGYPGSVASVLQQSGRAGRRRGVSLAMFIANASALDQYLVHHPEALLEMSPESARIYPDNLLILMDHLKCAAYELPFGADESFSVETTSELLKYLGDARILHAGRDGKYHWMADALPSAGVSLRSAAQENVVIIDETDPRPRVIGETDRFSALTTLHEEAIYLHQARSYQVEKLDLANGKAFVRAVEADYYTDAELAVRLQVLDELECVDDRPEVVHTFGEVAVNATPTLFKKIKFDTHENLGWGRIYLPEAELHTVGYWLSWTPEGFEFNQEEWESALKGMGHLLKHACALHCMCATSDLHVTVQVRDPLGQRPTLYVYDAYPGGIGLSERIFRDRDLILSSAFDMIRQCACESGCPACVGPGHSEERLKERAQMLLASSIATLSPHEGA
- a CDS encoding DUF402 domain-containing protein, whose amino-acid sequence is MNIVSIRADGSPHRQWTGVLPTMMRGAYRIPAGSPVVEANGATWSSDYPVVAFFWPNVYFQVFMLLKETGTDYYCNVMTPALVAKDIVYIDLDLDVIVTDGQVKLVDEREFNERKSAYRPEWVQAATTTSQWLVQQAKRRQGVFHPATGLGWRTLLYS
- a CDS encoding DUF1054 domain-containing protein, which codes for MFSGFQEVDFDVFSVPGLDARMDAIKAHVRPKLEALGEHFTSFLAPRLGEEVYAHVAKHARRTVNPPNDTWVAFSTNARGYKQHPHFQIGLWQTHLFVTFGYIYEASQKVAFGEWLGKNAHQIHERIPSDFMWIPDHTNPASIPASEVQEEDIVRFADRLQTVKKAELLVGKRYERETVVRMSASEFLGDAEAVLEALVPLYRLS
- a CDS encoding 5'-nucleotidase C-terminal domain-containing protein, which produces MQIHLLHVNDVHSQLESYMRLGHQLRTLRTSLVHQGDIVLTFDLGDVLDRVRPETEATMGVINVDMMAALGVDGWVFGNNEGLTIPVESWPALTRHANTVVYGTNFRRPNGASDYFSDYHVYEREGIRIGVFGLTPNYTLPYDMLGVVAEDPFERAKAAVQDLRGAGCDVIVCLSHLGRRTDHQLAHEVAHVDVILGGHTHEFMTEPDWVNHTAIFQPGKHARMFGHTTITLDVNNRVIGVSAVPVKVLLETPYDERMEQAYLDHCEVVSETLHRCVATIAEPLPVVYERESAFANLLADVVYDEIPGDLCVMMTGALNASLMPGDVELVHLLGACPTPTRPILVTLTGRELIAVFNQGIQAGTYARHGIGFGFRGGQIGYLVVSGATIDVTVGEGAPTVREIRIGGKRVEEEREYRVVTCEYLWLSPVFAPFRNARDVTYQRPLVREVLLARLQDEGRMERAKMPRYRYHRANVEEVASGGPVIEKGNGRGDG